GGCGATGAAGCTGGTGGCGGCAGCCAAGCTGCGTCGGGCCCAGGAGCGCATCCTGGAGGCGCGTCCCTATGCCTTCAAGATGCAGGAGGTGCTGGCCAGCCTGGCCCTGAGGGCCGACCCCCAGTATCATCCGCTGCTCTGTCGACGCGAAACCGGCAAAAAGATCATCGTCGTCATTGCTGCCGACAAGGGGCTGTGCGGCGGGTTTAACAGCAATATCATGCGCCGGTCGCTGGAGTTGCTCCGCACAACACCCGGCGAAACCACCGTCACGCTGGTCGTGGTCGGGCGCAAGACGCGCGATTTCTATCGGCGCCGTCCCTATACGATCCGGTCGGAACAGGTCGGCTTTTTCGATCGGTTGGCGTATGACCATGCGGCCGCGTTGGGCCGAGAGTTGGCGAACGCCTACGTGGCCGAGGAGGCGGACGAGATCCAGTTGGTCTATAATGAGTTTAAGTCGGTCGCGACGCAGCGGGTCGTGGTGGAGCGGCTGCTGCCCATTGAGCCGTTGCAAGCCCCTGAGGAGCTGGCTGCCATCGACTTCATTTACGAGCCGTCGCCGCAGGTGATCCTGGAGGGGCTGCTGCCCAAACATGTTGAGGTGCAGGTGTACAGGGCGCTCATGGAATCGTTGGCTGGTGAGTACGGCGCCCGGATGACCGCTATGGATGCGGCGAGCAAGAACGCCTCAGAGATGATCGACCTGCTGACGTTGCAGTTCAACAAGGCGCGGCAGGAACGAATCACCAAGGAGCTGCTCGAGGTTGTCGGTGGGGCCGAGGCGTTGCGGGCGGCTAAAGGATAGAGCGCGCACAGTGTCTAGCGTACGGAAAAGGTGAGGAGCAGGATCATGAACGCAGGGAAGATCGTACAGGTCATCGGACCTGTCGTCGATGTCGAGTTTGACCCGGGCAAACTGCCGGCCATTCACAACGCCCTCGAGGTCAAGGCCCAGCAGACCAAGGATATCTTTTCCTACAGTGAACGGCTGATTGTGGAGGTGGCCCAACACCTGGGAGAGAGCCGGATTCGAGCCATCGCCCTCTCCTCCACCGACGGGCTTGTCCGGGGGATGGAGGTCGTTGACACCGGCGCGCCGATCACCATTCCCGTGGGCCGGGCTGCCCTCGGTCGGATCATGAACGTGATCGGGGAGCCGGTGGATAAGCAGGGGCCGATAGACGCCAAGACGCACTACCCGATTCACCGCCCCGCCCCAGCCTTCGACGAACAGGCGACCAAGGTCGAGATCCTGGAGACCGGCATCAAGGTCATCGATCTGCTGGAACCGTATACCAAGGGCGGCAAGACCGGCCTCTTCGGCGGCGCCGGGGTCGGCAAGACCGTCGTCATTATGGAGCTGATCCGCAACATCGCCATGGAGCATGGCGGCCTCTCGGTCTTTGCGGGGGTGGGCGAGCGGACTCGCGAGGGAAACGACCTGTGGCTGGAGATGAAGGAGTCGGGGGTTATTGAGAAAACCGCCCTGATTTACGGCCAGATGACCGAGCCGCCCGGATCGCGGCTGCGAGTGGCACTGACCGGGCTGACCGTTGCCGAATACTTCAGAGACGAGGAGAAACAGGACGTCCTGCTGTTCGTCGATAATATCTTCCGCTTTACGCAGGCCGGCTCCGAGGTCTCGGCGCTGCTTGGCCGGATGCCATCGGCCGTCGGCTATCAACCGACGCTGGGGACAGAGATGGGCGAGCTGCAGGAGCGGATCACCTCGACCAAGACCGGCTCCATTACCTCGGTGCAAGCCATCTACGTACCGGCCGACGACATCACCGACCCGGCTCCGGCCGCAGCCTTTGCCCACCTGGACGCGACGACGGTCCTTTCCCGGCAGCTTACCGAGCTGGGGATCTACCCTGCGGTCGATCCGCTGGCCTCCACCTCCCGGATTCTCGACCCCCGCGTCGTGGGTGAAGAGCACTACTCTGCGGCCAGGTCAATCCAGAAGATCCTGCAGCGCTACAAGGACCTCCAGGACATCATCGCCATCCTGGGGATGGACGAGCTGTCCGAGGACGACAAGTTGGTGGTGGCGCGGGCGAGAAAGGTTCAGCGATTCCTGTCCCAACCCTTCTTCGTGGCGGAGCAGTTCACGGGTCAGCCCGGCCGCTACGTCAAACTGAAAGACTCGATCCAGGGATTCAAGGAGCTGATTGAGGGGAAGGCGGACGATCTGCCGGAGCAGGCCTTCTACATGGTCGGGACCCTCGATGAGGCCCGGGAGAAGGCCGAAAAGCTCGCGGGGCACAAGTAATCCTGTTGCAAGGGGCGCCGTAACGTCATGGCAGAGCAACACAGTCAAACGTTCATGCTCGAGGTGGTCACGCCTCAGCGGCTGATCATCAGCGAGGAGGTTGAAGAGCTGATGGCGCCCGGACAGGAGGGATATTTCGGCGTCTGGCCCGGCCACACCCCCTTTATGACGACGCTGAAGATCGGGGAGCTATCCTATACGCGGGGGCGGAAGGAGCGGTTTCTGGCCGTCGACTGGGGGTACGCCGAGGTTCGCCCCGACAAGGTAATCGTCCTGGTGGAGTCGGCGGAGCGACCGGAGGAGATCGACCTGGCCAGGGCTGAACAGGCGAAGCTTAGGGCTGAGGAACGGCTACGTGGCTTCGGGGACGAAACCATCGATCATGCCAGGGCCCAGGCCGCCCTTGAGCGGGCGCTTGCCAGAATGGCGGTCGCGGCCAAGGGGCGGCCATCGTAAGGGAATCGGAATGATTATCGTCATGAAAACAGGCGCTCACGAGAGCCAGGTCCGAGACGTCATTCGGCGGATCGAGGAGCTCGGATATCAGGCCCATATCATCGAGGGGACGCAGCGGACGGTCATCGGGGCCGTGGGGGATGAGCGGGGTAAAGATCGCCTGCAATCACTGGAAGTGATGCCGGGAGTAGACACTGTCGTTCCGATCCTGCAGCCGTTCAAACTGGCGAGCCGAGAGGTAAAGGGCGGCAAGAGTATCGTCCGGGTGGGGGATCTGGAGATCGGCGGACCGGCGGTCGTGGTCATGGCCGGCCCCTGCTCGGTAGAGAGCGAGGCGCAGATGCTGCAGACCGCCCAGGCCGTCAAGGCGGCCGGGGCTACGGTCCTCCGGGGAGGGGCGTTCAAGCCGCGCACCTCGCCCTACGCCTTTCAAGGCCTGGCCGAGGAGGGGCTCAAGTACTTGGATGTCGCGAGGGCGGCGACTGGCCTGAAGATCATCACCGAGGTCGTCAACCCCATGGACGTGGAGCTGGTGGCGGCGTATGCCGATATTCTGCAGATCGGCGCCCGCAACGTCCAGAACTTTGCGCTGCTGAAGCGGGCCGGCGAGGTCGGTAAGCCGGTTCTGCTCAAGCGGGGGATGGCGACCACCATTAAGGAATTCTTGATGGCGGCTGAGTATATCCTGTCCGAAGGCAATTACAATGTCGCCCTCTGCGAGCGCGGGATTCGGACCTTCGAAACCGCTACCCGCTTTACCTTGGATCTGAGCGCGGTCCCCGTCCTCAATAAGCTGACCCACCTGCCGGTCATCATAGACCCCAGCCACGGCACGGGCCACTGGGAGTATGTGGCGCCGATGGCCAAGGCGTCGGTCGCCTGTGGGGCCGACGGGCTCTTGATTGAGGTCCATCCCAATCCTGAAGTGGCCCAATCCGACGGGCTGCAATCGCTCAAGCTCAACAAATTCCAGCAGCTCATGGACGAACTGCGCCCCATCGCCCTAGCCGTCGGCCGCCGGATCTAATCTCGCATCGCCGACATACCTGCCTGCTCCCTCTGACCTTACCCTTGACATCCAGGCAACTCTCGCATTAGCATCTGACTACGTGCGGCGAAGGAGCGTGCGGAAGACTTCTGACTATGCCAACCGCGTTACGAATCGACGCTTATCGTTTCTACTTTTACTCGTACGATTGCGGTGAGCCACAACATATGCATGTGGACCGGGAGAATCGGAGCGCCAAATTCTGGCTTGATCCCGACGTAGCATTGGCCGACAATCGTGGCTATAGCCGCAAGGAGCTACGCGACATTGAGCGCATGATCCGTGAGAATCTGGAGGTCTTGAAGAATGAATGGGATGCATTCTGCGGCGGTGACACCCGCATTGGCTAGAGTCGTAAACGTCATAATGACGGACGACACGCTGGCCCTAGATCTCGAGGACGGGCGGACCATCTCGATTCCCATCGGCTGGTATCCACGTTTGGCGCATGGTACGCCGGCTGAACGCGCTCATTTTCAAATCAGCGGCGCTGGCTACGGGGTCCACTGGCCGGATCTGGACGAAGATATTGGTGTCGAGGGATTGTTGCTTGGCAAGAAGTCGACAGAAAGTCCCGCCTCGTTCGAGCGATGGCTGCAGCGGCGGAAAGAACGGCCGCAGCGCGCCACCGCCTAACTACCGCCCCCCGCTTCGCTTTTGAACCCCCGGTCAACCGAGCATTAGCGCCCGATTTGTGCTCGCCTGTAGCGGTGCCTTCCTGACAACCTTGACAACTCCTTAGAAACCAAAGAGAATTGCCGCATTCTTGGAAGCCTGAGGATCGGGATATGCTGACCAGCGCACTCAGTGGTTAGCCTGACAACAGGAGGAGGGCGTCGTGGCCGTAGGGAAGCCGTTCCGGAACTTGGCTGGGTTCTGGAAGCGCATCGAGTACTGGATCATCGGGCGGATGCTCAAGGAGGGGATGGATGTCTATGTCCCCCTTGTAGACGATCATGCTGTCGATGCCATCATTCGTCGACGCGACGGATCGATCGCGATGGTGCAGAACAAGGCCCGGTCCCGCGACGTTATAGAGGACGACGCGGCCCTCTTCGCGGCGATAGAGCATGAACCAAGACAGGACTCTGGTTCGTGTTCTATTCTGAGCGGATGGAGCTCACTTGGCTTCTCAACCGGAATATTGCAGTTGAACTCATATCTTAGCCTCTGTCACCGGAACTGCATTGCAGTTGGCGTCCTTCGGGAGCAGGCGCGAGAGATGTGCGAGGAAGGTCGCCTGCCACGGTCTGGCGCGCGAGAGCCGGAGCAT
Above is a genomic segment from Candidatus Methylomirabilota bacterium containing:
- the atpG gene encoding ATP synthase F1 subunit gamma → MATLRDIKRRITSVKSTQQITKAMKLVAAAKLRRAQERILEARPYAFKMQEVLASLALRADPQYHPLLCRRETGKKIIVVIAADKGLCGGFNSNIMRRSLELLRTTPGETTVTLVVVGRKTRDFYRRRPYTIRSEQVGFFDRLAYDHAAALGRELANAYVAEEADEIQLVYNEFKSVATQRVVVERLLPIEPLQAPEELAAIDFIYEPSPQVILEGLLPKHVEVQVYRALMESLAGEYGARMTAMDAASKNASEMIDLLTLQFNKARQERITKELLEVVGGAEALRAAKG
- the atpD gene encoding F0F1 ATP synthase subunit beta, giving the protein MNAGKIVQVIGPVVDVEFDPGKLPAIHNALEVKAQQTKDIFSYSERLIVEVAQHLGESRIRAIALSSTDGLVRGMEVVDTGAPITIPVGRAALGRIMNVIGEPVDKQGPIDAKTHYPIHRPAPAFDEQATKVEILETGIKVIDLLEPYTKGGKTGLFGGAGVGKTVVIMELIRNIAMEHGGLSVFAGVGERTREGNDLWLEMKESGVIEKTALIYGQMTEPPGSRLRVALTGLTVAEYFRDEEKQDVLLFVDNIFRFTQAGSEVSALLGRMPSAVGYQPTLGTEMGELQERITSTKTGSITSVQAIYVPADDITDPAPAAAFAHLDATTVLSRQLTELGIYPAVDPLASTSRILDPRVVGEEHYSAARSIQKILQRYKDLQDIIAILGMDELSEDDKLVVARARKVQRFLSQPFFVAEQFTGQPGRYVKLKDSIQGFKELIEGKADDLPEQAFYMVGTLDEAREKAEKLAGHK
- a CDS encoding F0F1 ATP synthase subunit epsilon, giving the protein MAEQHSQTFMLEVVTPQRLIISEEVEELMAPGQEGYFGVWPGHTPFMTTLKIGELSYTRGRKERFLAVDWGYAEVRPDKVIVLVESAERPEEIDLARAEQAKLRAEERLRGFGDETIDHARAQAALERALARMAVAAKGRPS
- the aroF gene encoding 3-deoxy-7-phosphoheptulonate synthase, which gives rise to MIIVMKTGAHESQVRDVIRRIEELGYQAHIIEGTQRTVIGAVGDERGKDRLQSLEVMPGVDTVVPILQPFKLASREVKGGKSIVRVGDLEIGGPAVVVMAGPCSVESEAQMLQTAQAVKAAGATVLRGGAFKPRTSPYAFQGLAEEGLKYLDVARAATGLKIITEVVNPMDVELVAAYADILQIGARNVQNFALLKRAGEVGKPVLLKRGMATTIKEFLMAAEYILSEGNYNVALCERGIRTFETATRFTLDLSAVPVLNKLTHLPVIIDPSHGTGHWEYVAPMAKASVACGADGLLIEVHPNPEVAQSDGLQSLKLNKFQQLMDELRPIALAVGRRI
- a CDS encoding DUF4160 domain-containing protein, whose translation is MPTALRIDAYRFYFYSYDCGEPQHMHVDRENRSAKFWLDPDVALADNRGYSRKELRDIERMIRENLEVLKNEWDAFCGGDTRIG
- a CDS encoding DUF2442 domain-containing protein, whose product is MHSAAVTPALARVVNVIMTDDTLALDLEDGRTISIPIGWYPRLAHGTPAERAHFQISGAGYGVHWPDLDEDIGVEGLLLGKKSTESPASFERWLQRRKERPQRATA